The nucleotide window aagaaaatatatgaaaGCACAATTTTTTGCAATATGTTACGCATACCACTGAAAAACAGTTTTACTGCATCAAAGAAACATCAATGTATCAACATAGCGTGATAGAATTATTTTGGTTGTATGATAGGCTTAAAAGAAACAATTTTGGcccctatgtttcaagaagttgcgattttgaccccctaactaaAATAATTCGATTTTGACCCTTATGTTTTACCCctttgcacttttggccccttatagcaattttgaccaagtcgaTGCTGACTTGGCGCCtcgtgtgtaattttttttaattattaaaaaaatatatttttttaattaaaaaaatataaataaaaaataaaaaaattacacatgtggcaCCACGTCAGCATTGACTTTGTCAAAATTGACCTAGGGAGCAAAAAATGCAAAGGGGGCAAAACATAGGGGCCaacattaaattattttaattatgagGCCAAAGTCGCAACTTCTATAAACATAGGGGACCAAAACTACTATTatgtctaaaataaaataaaaacttacatACTACAAAACATTTGACAAGAGTACACGGACACCGTAATGACTTGTTGTTCATACATACTTTCAATTttgacttcttcttcttcttcttcttcttcagaatCCTACTTGATTTTCGGTACTGCTTCAAATACGAAGCTTTGATCTGGAATAAACTTCTGGCACAATTTCCTTCTTCCTCCTTCACTCATTATAATTTCAACTCATTCCTCATTATAATTAAGGTATCAGGGTATTTAGggtttattttccatttttgttgGTTTATGATTTCAGCTCATTCATCCTTATTTTCCTACTTTTATCTCTGTTTAGGGTTTTTAGTTTGATTCTGTGTAGATATCATTTTGTAAGTTAGTTAGATTTTGTTGGGAGAGTCAAGACTGCCTTGGTTTATGTTGCCAAGTTAGGTAGATGTAGCTTTATTGTTAATTATCTATGAAATGCtgacacggacaccggacacgacactgaGGCATTGACATtagtaataatttgaagaaaaaaacataattgaatATAATTACAAGTGCCAGTGTCGTGTCGTGTCAGACATTGGACACACATTCTATAAGAAGTACTGCTCAAGTTGAAGGGGAAGTTTTATAAGACCAGAGATGTTGTATGGAACATAGTGATGGACGGTGAAGAACTAACACGAGAATAAAATAAGCGTAGCGGAGATGATgatgttgtgttggatgtgtGGTAACTGGTAAGACTAAATGAGATATGATATAGAAATGACAATATTAGAGAGGGAGTTGGGTAGCatctatagtagaaaagatggtggaaaataGGCTTAAGTGGTTTAGGTATGTAGAGAGAAGATTTGTAGATTATGTAGTAAGGAGAGTAAATTAGATGGAGGCTGGTCAGATCACTGGATGAGTTTGACCgaaatatgatttatgatagaGCATTATAGCGTAATTTAATCCATGTAGCCGACTCGACTTAGTGGGGTAAGGTTTGGTTGTTAGTTGTTTATATTAGTAGGGGTCTGGTGTAGTCACATTGATGGTGTGGTATTGGAATGTTATAGGGCTGCTACTTTCTCTTATTTGGTTGTTTTATTTTGGTGTGTAGCAGTTCCTAGCGTTAACTTTGTGTCATGGGTCTGATGTATTTGTCTTGGATTGAATAGAACTTTTTCCATGTAATTATTTACTTGTTGTAGTGTTATTGTCTTTTAATTTTACAACTATAATTTATGAATAAACTTGAAAATCTCAATGTTTGCAACATAACTTATTATAGATCTTAATGACTTCTTTTATGCAGTTTTGGATTGGCACTTTCACCCTCAATTGGAACTTCATGGATAGTTCAAAGAATTCGGTAGATTGTGATGCTATTCGTGATGAAGGTATAGAAGTTGATAACTCAAATGATAATGAAGGTATAGAAGTTGATAACTCGAATGATAATGAAGGTATGGAAGTTGATAACTCTAACGATAATGAAGGTATAGAAGTTGATAACTCTAATGATAATGAAGTTATAGAAGTTGATAACTCTAATGATAATGAAGTTATAGAAGTTGATAACTGTAATGATGATGAAGCACGTTGGAAGCCTGAAACAGGgatgtgtttttcttgcatagaTGATGTTAAAACATTTTATGGAGAGTATGCTTTGAAAAAGGGTTTTAGGTGGAAGATTAGAACATCAAGAAAAGGAGATAATGGAGAGATCTGCTATGTAATTCTTGCTTGCTCAAGAGAGGGATCTAGACTGTCAAAAAATTCGTTACAAACTCTCCCATCtaaggaaaaaaattgtccaGCCAAGATTTGCATTAAGTTGGAAGACGATGGTTTGTGGTACATTAAAAGATTTGAATCTAGCCATTCTCACGAGACTACCCCTACAAAGGCAAGATTGTTCAAGGCTAACAGGAAAATGAACTTGCGTGTAAAGAGAGCAATCCAAAGCAATGATGATCCAGGAGTGAGGATCAAGAAGACTTTTCAACCTCTTGTTAAAGATGTAGGAGCGCATGAAATTACACCATTTTGCAAACGAGACATGGGAAATTATGTTAACAAGGAACGACATGCAATTGGAAAAGAAGGTGATGGCATGgtcttgataagctatttttgtaaCATGAGGaagcaaaatcaaaatcaaaatgcttTCATCTTATCTATGTTAGTTTCTTAGAAGTTAGATACTTACAATTGTaattatttacaattttaatttttttactattttttcttttgttattcaTTTATTCTGCTCATTACAATTTTGGTGGTGTCATCTCACCATGGCAGACAACAACACAAGAATGATGGAACTCGAAGCTGAAGTAAAGCGaataagtgaaagaatggagaaGTACCACTCAGAGCTGCTAGAAAAGATGGAGTGGATGAATGTCAAGATCAATCGAATCACAGATGCCTTTGGTACACTTCAAGGGTATTCGCATGGCACTCAATCGCAAGTTAAACCAACCAAACAACAGGTGAGAAATGTTAAACTTGATTTCCAAAATGTTATAGATTGGATTTTTAAAGTCTTTGATTATTATGCAACAtctgatgtagataattagcaATTATGTTTGGATTTAGAGGTTGTTCCTTGGTTCCAAATGATGCAAAATGTCCCACCCATTTCATTAACAGCGTGATTTTACACGAGCGTTAGAGCTTGATTTTGGACCTTCTGTGTATGAGAGGGCCCTGGAGTTAGATTGTTTAAGCTTACATGGGTTGGGACTTACATGGATGCCTCAGATGTGTGACTCTTGGTTAATGCAACAACTAAAGTAGACCTTCCAAACTAGCACATAGAATAGGTATATTGTTATGAACATCGAAAACAATTTAACAAACAAAGAAACTATAACAAAGAAAGGCAATGAGGAAAAATAATCCTCTTATTACAACCTTCAGTGCTTGTTTTTGCTTCATTTGATTTCCCTTCAAAGTTTTTGGCCTTGAATGATGATGAGTAGAGGATTGTACATGTTTAAACTTTGTCTTAACAACAAGACAACCATCAACGCTTTTCTGCATAGAACTGCCTGGGACAGAAAAGCTCTGAGAATGAATTGGCCTTTGTTTTTCTATATGTTGAAGTTGTGCCTTTCAAATTGGAGAGTTTCCGGCTCTGTTTGTGATGGCACTATCCCCCCAAACCATTGAAAAGGCACTCTAGCCAAATTATGAGGAAAAATACATCACTTCGACCAAACCAAAATTCCCAGCCACCCTTCCCAAACGCAATACCACAAACACaccatttcaaataaaaaaacacaaatagcCAACCCAATCCAACCTACCAACTTAACTTCAAACTCCTAGCAGTAGCACCAAACCTTTTACCAACCAacagaaaaacataaatatatagAGTTTCCCCTTCTGAAATTCAAATCAGAAGAATCCAACCTACCGACTGTGTTATTTTTGTGATGAAAAGTTCTTCTCCCACAAATGACCCAGTAGacatttgattttaatgtaCTACAATTGGTGGACGATGTGAAAAACAAGGGCTAGTCGATGGTGGAAGCTCTGAAAGCTTTCTACACCCTGGAATTTCTCAGTTCCTCAAAGTTTTTATTGAACCAGCACCGTG belongs to Medicago truncatula cultivar Jemalong A17 chromosome 6, MtrunA17r5.0-ANR, whole genome shotgun sequence and includes:
- the LOC112422879 gene encoding uncharacterized protein — its product is MDSSKNSVDCDAIRDEGIEVDNSNDNEGIEVDNSNDNEGMEVDNSNDNEGIEVDNSNDNEVIEVDNSNDNEVIEVDNCNDDEARWKPETGMCFSCIDDVKTFYGEYALKKGFRWKIRTSRKGDNGEICYVILACSREGSRLSKNSLQTLPSKEKNCPAKICIKLEDDGLWYIKRFESSHSHETTPTKARLFKANRKMNLRVKRAIQSNDDPGVRIKKTFQPLVKDVGAHEITPFCKRDMGNYVNKERHAIGKEDNNTRMMELEAEVKRISERMEKYHSELLEKMEWMNVKINRITDAFGTLQGYSHGTQSQVKPTKQQLSCILEFGGVSMGVEFGDLNINRGPAGAGALLLAEDGSLLYGFRQGLGHQTKESAEYRALLLGLKHASMKGFKYVTAKGDSELVINQILDPWKIKDEHLKKLCAEALELSDNFHSFRIQHISRERNYGAVRNANRAINLTDGQVEENHMH